The following coding sequences lie in one Vibrio splendidus genomic window:
- a CDS encoding LysR family transcriptional regulator: protein MSKLDRLDIKQLRVFQALIREENASKAANQLGLTQQAVSEHLKKLREVFDDRLFVRKTNGFVPTTFAQELSVGVDRLLIDFNLLLSRTNFVPEKAKGTFVIAATDYAQQIILPSLIAKLREQAPELKLIVRDFEIDNLHELMESGKVNLAIAFPDYIPSSYKVITLFEEHHVCVASPHSSIAQITPSLEEVATYPTIIASPSRPNFKGSIDEWFGKFGLKRNVVVSAPCFSIVPMYLNTTDSIAFLPSRAIEGLNLVTIPMEQSPESFDVIAAWHPRYNDDPLQKWVTSLLEVD from the coding sequence GTGAGCAAACTAGACCGACTAGACATAAAGCAACTTAGAGTTTTCCAAGCTTTAATCCGTGAAGAGAACGCGTCTAAAGCTGCGAATCAATTGGGGCTGACCCAGCAAGCTGTTAGTGAGCATTTGAAGAAGCTGCGAGAAGTGTTCGACGATAGGCTGTTTGTGAGAAAAACCAACGGCTTTGTTCCGACCACCTTCGCACAAGAGTTATCTGTTGGTGTTGATCGTTTACTGATCGATTTCAATTTGTTGTTATCTAGAACAAATTTCGTACCAGAGAAAGCAAAAGGGACGTTTGTGATTGCGGCGACGGATTATGCCCAGCAGATCATCCTACCAAGCCTAATTGCAAAGCTAAGGGAGCAAGCGCCAGAGTTAAAGCTGATTGTGCGTGACTTCGAAATCGACAACCTGCACGAGCTAATGGAAAGCGGCAAGGTTAACTTAGCCATCGCGTTTCCGGACTACATTCCAAGCAGCTACAAAGTAATCACTCTGTTTGAAGAGCACCATGTGTGTGTTGCATCACCTCATTCTTCAATAGCACAGATCACGCCTTCATTAGAGGAGGTGGCGACCTATCCAACCATTATTGCTTCACCATCGCGTCCAAACTTCAAAGGGTCGATTGATGAATGGTTTGGGAAGTTCGGATTAAAGCGCAATGTCGTAGTATCCGCCCCGTGTTTCTCTATCGTACCTATGTATTTAAACACTACTGACTCTATTGCTTTCTTACCATCAAGGGCAATCGAAGGGCTGAACTTGGTGACTATTCCAATGGAACAGTCACCCGAGAGTTTTGATGTGATAGCCGCATGGCACCCAAGGTATAACGATGATCCGCTACAAAAATGGGTGACGTCTTTGTTAGAAGTCGATTAA
- a CDS encoding short chain dehydrogenase, with protein sequence MKTIILIGARGKMGQAALMGLGNHNVITAGRSGDVDHIVDITDPQSIEALYKKVGHFDAVVNTVGLCEYNTFADMTEEQWMTTVMSKMMGQINLVRIGQKYIADGGSFTLISGILNVKPIPFAIADATTSGAIDTFVKCVAYEMPRNTRINVINPTVLAEAWDVYGEMMPGFEPVPSKLVGKAFERSVDGFITGEVIFVDA encoded by the coding sequence ATGAAAACAATCATTCTAATTGGCGCACGTGGCAAGATGGGTCAAGCAGCATTAATGGGCTTAGGCAATCATAACGTTATCACTGCGGGTCGCTCTGGCGATGTAGACCATATTGTTGACATCACTGACCCACAATCAATTGAGGCGCTTTACAAGAAAGTGGGACACTTTGATGCGGTTGTGAACACCGTCGGCCTTTGCGAATACAATACCTTTGCAGATATGACGGAAGAACAGTGGATGACTACGGTAATGAGCAAAATGATGGGACAAATTAACCTTGTTCGTATCGGCCAAAAGTACATCGCTGACGGTGGTTCATTTACGCTGATTAGTGGCATATTGAACGTTAAACCAATCCCTTTCGCTATTGCAGACGCAACCACCAGCGGCGCAATTGATACATTCGTAAAGTGTGTCGCTTATGAAATGCCAAGAAACACACGTATCAATGTAATCAACCCAACGGTTCTTGCTGAAGCATGGGATGTTTACGGTGAAATGATGCCAGGCTTTGAACCTGTACCGAGCAAATTAGTCGGTAAAGCCTTCGAGCGTTCTGTCGATGGCTTCATTACCGGTGAAGTGATTTTTGTAGATGCTTAG